A single genomic interval of Brevundimonas diminuta harbors:
- a CDS encoding TlyA family RNA methyltransferase has translation MKTRIDQLLVARGLFDSRSQARAAIEAGLVLADGALVRKASEQFADDIALEAQPAHPWVGRGALKLDHALTLWPVLVEGRVALDVGASTGGFTEVLLNRGAAKVFAIDVGFGQMHARVSSDPRVVNLERTDARDLTPDLIPQPPSLVVCDASFISLIKVLPVALDLAMPGADLVTLVKPQFEADGPGGGKKGVIKDAAAHAAAVERVRDWLEALGWAVQATTESPITGGDGNVEFLLWGKKPG, from the coding sequence GTGAAGACGCGGATTGATCAGCTTCTGGTCGCACGCGGCCTATTCGACAGCCGCTCGCAAGCGCGCGCCGCGATCGAGGCGGGGCTGGTTCTGGCCGACGGCGCGCTCGTGCGGAAGGCGTCCGAACAGTTCGCCGACGACATCGCGCTGGAGGCCCAACCCGCCCACCCGTGGGTCGGACGCGGCGCGCTGAAGCTGGACCACGCCCTGACCCTGTGGCCCGTCCTCGTCGAGGGCAGGGTGGCGCTGGACGTCGGCGCATCGACCGGCGGTTTTACCGAGGTTTTGTTGAACCGCGGCGCAGCCAAGGTGTTCGCCATCGATGTCGGCTTCGGCCAGATGCACGCACGGGTGTCGTCCGATCCCCGCGTGGTCAATCTGGAGCGCACCGATGCGCGCGACCTGACGCCAGATCTGATCCCGCAGCCGCCGTCGCTGGTCGTCTGCGACGCCAGTTTCATCAGCCTGATCAAGGTTCTCCCGGTTGCGCTCGACCTGGCGATGCCTGGCGCGGATCTGGTCACCCTGGTCAAGCCACAGTTCGAGGCCGATGGTCCGGGCGGCGGCAAAAAGGGCGTGATCAAGGATGCGGCGGCGCATGCAGCCGCTGTAGAGCGCGTGCGCGACTGGCTGGAAGCGCTGGGTTGGGCGGTTCAGGCGACGACCGAAAGCCCGATCACCGGCGGCGACGGCAATGTCGAGTTCCTGCTCTGGGGCAAGAAGCCGGGCTAA
- a CDS encoding glycine zipper 2TM domain-containing protein — protein MRLTKTSIAAVAALAFGVTAAPLTASAQNYYGSGYSQNYGTGAYSRSYDYNSGRYYDPCARERQGRTGAGAVIGGGAGAVIGSQLAARGRRTEGSILGGVLGAVVGSQVGRSSSDACRTYQSSYGSNGYYAQGYSQPSYGYYDDRYTGDQGYRYDDYDRRNDYAYSRGGYYDDRSRPVDSYQNSDGCRLAESQIRLPDGRTDTRYVRTCPDQYGRYRVVD, from the coding sequence ATGCGTCTCACGAAAACATCGATCGCCGCCGTCGCCGCCCTGGCGTTCGGCGTCACGGCCGCCCCGCTCACGGCGTCGGCCCAGAACTATTACGGCAGCGGCTACAGCCAGAACTACGGCACCGGCGCCTACAGCCGCTCTTACGATTACAACAGCGGCCGCTATTACGATCCTTGCGCGCGTGAGCGCCAAGGTCGCACCGGCGCTGGCGCGGTGATCGGCGGCGGCGCGGGAGCCGTCATCGGCTCGCAACTGGCCGCACGCGGCCGTCGCACCGAAGGCAGCATCCTGGGCGGCGTGCTCGGCGCTGTCGTCGGGTCCCAGGTCGGTCGTTCCAGCTCGGACGCCTGCCGCACCTATCAGAGCAGCTATGGCTCGAATGGCTACTACGCCCAGGGCTACAGCCAACCGAGCTACGGCTATTACGATGATCGCTACACCGGCGACCAAGGCTATCGCTACGACGACTACGATCGTCGCAACGACTACGCCTACAGCCGTGGCGGCTACTACGACGACCGCTCGCGCCCGGTCGATTCCTATCAGAATTCAGACGGATGCCGTCTGGCCGAAAGCCAGATCCGTCTGCCCGATGGTCGTACGGACACCCGCTACGTCCGCACCTGCCCGGACCAGTACGGCCGCTATCGCGTCGTCGATTAA
- a CDS encoding class I SAM-dependent RNA methyltransferase, which produces MEIFTIDRVGGQGDGVAQTPSGPVFAGLTLPGETVRGVVVDGRLEEVEIITPSPDRIAPVSPQYGDCGGCSLQHWSEGPYLDWKREQVRLALARERIETEIEATVATPPASRRRLALHARRTPDGRVLLGFKARRSWRLVEVKACPVADPRIMAAIPALIQVAAAFFEHPKSAPTLHVTWTLSGLDVDVTGVERRSGGGLSADAQMQAIQAAHRADLARLSLAGDTLVMARQPKVGFGPATVSLPAGGFLQAVPQAEAAMVSRALAAVKGAKKIADLFCGAGTFTFPLATVAPVIAADASKPGINALKAAVGSAKGMKAITAEARDLFRRPMNPYDLKGCDAIVFDPPRAGAIDQTAQIADTKAGVVLGVSCNPQTFARDARVLIDAGFRLETVTPVDQFLWSSHVELVGVFKR; this is translated from the coding sequence ATGGAGATTTTCACCATCGACCGCGTCGGCGGCCAGGGCGACGGCGTCGCCCAGACGCCGTCCGGCCCGGTGTTCGCCGGCCTGACCTTGCCCGGCGAAACGGTGCGCGGCGTCGTCGTGGACGGGCGGCTGGAAGAGGTCGAAATCATCACGCCCAGCCCCGACCGGATCGCACCGGTCTCGCCCCAGTATGGCGACTGTGGCGGTTGCTCGCTCCAGCATTGGTCCGAGGGTCCGTATCTGGACTGGAAGCGGGAACAGGTGCGTCTGGCCTTGGCGCGCGAGCGGATCGAGACCGAGATCGAAGCGACGGTGGCGACCCCGCCAGCCAGCCGTCGCCGTCTGGCGCTTCACGCCCGGCGCACGCCGGATGGACGGGTCTTACTGGGTTTCAAGGCGCGCCGCTCCTGGCGGCTGGTCGAGGTGAAGGCCTGTCCTGTCGCCGATCCCCGAATCATGGCGGCCATTCCGGCGCTGATCCAGGTCGCGGCCGCCTTTTTCGAACATCCGAAATCGGCCCCGACCCTGCACGTCACCTGGACCCTGTCGGGGCTGGACGTTGATGTGACCGGGGTCGAACGCCGCTCGGGCGGCGGCCTGTCGGCCGACGCCCAGATGCAGGCGATTCAGGCGGCGCACCGGGCCGACCTGGCGCGCCTCAGCTTGGCGGGCGACACCCTGGTGATGGCGCGCCAACCCAAGGTGGGGTTCGGTCCTGCGACCGTGTCCCTGCCGGCGGGTGGATTTCTGCAGGCGGTCCCTCAGGCCGAGGCGGCGATGGTCTCTCGCGCGCTGGCCGCGGTGAAGGGTGCCAAGAAAATCGCCGATCTGTTCTGCGGCGCGGGAACCTTCACCTTTCCGTTGGCCACGGTCGCGCCGGTGATCGCAGCGGACGCATCCAAGCCGGGCATCAATGCGCTGAAGGCCGCCGTCGGTTCGGCCAAAGGGATGAAGGCCATCACGGCCGAGGCACGCGATCTGTTTCGTCGGCCGATGAATCCCTATGACTTGAAGGGATGCGACGCCATCGTGTTCGACCCGCCGCGGGCCGGCGCGATCGACCAGACGGCTCAGATCGCGGACACCAAGGCCGGCGTCGTCTTGGGCGTATCGTGCAATCCTCAGACCTTTGCGCGTGATGCGCGGGTGCTGATCGACGCCGGTTTCCGGCTGGAGACGGTGACGCCGGTGGATCAGTTCCTGTGGTCTTCGCACGTCGAACTGGTGGGGGTTTTCAAACGATGA
- a CDS encoding alpha/beta hydrolase family protein, with the protein MIKRLSATAAAIGLSTILAGCLTVNVPEGQFFYPDTRVQAEKLILAPGPAIPGAEILSLPFAGGAVAATRVRTGRADAPLILYCGGNLFRRGVSGAQVATELAPFSDVLMFDYPGSGDTPGQASFATYRDAGEVIAATARTQADAEGRRLIAWGHSLGGPICAEAARVTRADALVLEATTPTARAAVDSMVGLWRPIVRVQLAEPLTTVDVPATLDGYSGKVVVLEASRDTTLPPVLSRKLAHDLRARGVNVERLVFARADHGDIPSQPDFVTRVGAALN; encoded by the coding sequence ATGATCAAACGTTTGTCGGCGACCGCTGCCGCCATTGGCCTGTCCACCATCCTGGCCGGCTGCCTAACCGTCAATGTGCCTGAAGGGCAGTTCTTCTATCCCGACACGCGGGTTCAGGCGGAGAAGCTGATCTTGGCTCCCGGCCCTGCCATTCCTGGGGCTGAAATCCTGTCATTACCTTTTGCGGGAGGCGCTGTCGCTGCAACCCGCGTGCGGACGGGACGCGCCGACGCGCCGCTGATCTTGTATTGCGGGGGCAATCTGTTTCGGCGTGGTGTTTCGGGCGCGCAGGTTGCGACCGAACTCGCGCCGTTCAGCGATGTGCTGATGTTCGACTATCCGGGGTCCGGCGACACGCCGGGGCAGGCCAGCTTCGCGACCTACAGGGATGCAGGCGAGGTCATCGCGGCAACCGCCCGCACCCAGGCTGACGCCGAAGGGCGCAGGCTGATCGCATGGGGGCATTCCCTGGGCGGTCCGATCTGCGCCGAGGCCGCGCGTGTCACCCGCGCCGACGCCCTGGTGTTGGAGGCGACCACGCCGACCGCCCGCGCCGCCGTTGATTCAATGGTGGGACTGTGGCGGCCGATCGTCCGCGTTCAGTTGGCCGAGCCCCTAACCACTGTGGATGTGCCCGCGACGCTGGACGGCTATTCAGGCAAGGTCGTCGTGCTGGAAGCCTCTCGCGACACGACCCTGCCGCCCGTACTCAGCCGCAAACTTGCTCATGATCTTCGGGCGAGAGGCGTGAACGTCGAGCGTCTTGTGTTCGCGAGAGCAGACCACGGCGACATCCCCTCGCAGCCGGATTTCGTCACTCGCGTCGGCGCAGCTCTAAATTAG
- a CDS encoding PA0069 family radical SAM protein, translating into METAKGRGARSNASGRYEPEQHQSFDDGWTQDDAEAAPLRTTLTPEHARTIIARNDSPDIGFDRSINPYKGCEHGCIYCYARPSHAWMGLSPGLDFESRIFFKPQAASLLEQAFLAPRYRCKRIHIGGNTDPYQPVERDLKSTRSILEVMQRFNHAFSIITKSVLIARDADILGPMGKAGLASAFVSITTLDRGLARAMEPRASTPAKRLEAISRLADAGCPVGVGFAPVIPGLNDHELESILEAAAKAGATRAMYVTLRLPLEIKDLFREWLADARPDRAARVMSLIRQTRGGKDYDADWSQRMKGTGPVAELIGTRFKAAVKRYGLDTPHRLLDETQFRVPADARPQMDLFDPPLDKIA; encoded by the coding sequence ATGGAAACCGCCAAGGGAAGAGGCGCGCGTTCGAATGCCAGCGGCCGCTACGAGCCTGAGCAGCATCAGTCGTTCGATGACGGCTGGACGCAGGATGACGCCGAGGCCGCGCCGCTGCGCACCACCCTCACCCCTGAACACGCCCGCACCATCATCGCCCGGAACGACAGTCCGGACATCGGCTTCGACCGCTCCATCAACCCGTACAAAGGTTGCGAACATGGCTGCATCTACTGTTACGCCCGTCCGTCCCATGCCTGGATGGGCCTATCCCCGGGTCTGGATTTCGAGAGCCGGATCTTCTTCAAGCCCCAGGCCGCAAGTCTGCTGGAACAGGCGTTCCTCGCACCCCGATACCGATGCAAGCGCATCCACATAGGCGGGAACACCGACCCCTATCAGCCGGTCGAACGTGATCTGAAGTCGACGCGCTCGATCCTGGAGGTCATGCAGCGGTTCAATCACGCATTCAGCATCATCACCAAGTCGGTTTTGATCGCGCGCGACGCCGACATTTTGGGCCCGATGGGCAAGGCGGGGCTGGCCTCGGCCTTCGTTTCCATCACCACGCTGGATCGTGGTCTGGCGCGGGCGATGGAGCCCCGCGCCTCGACCCCCGCCAAACGGCTGGAGGCCATCAGCCGCCTGGCGGACGCCGGTTGTCCGGTCGGGGTCGGGTTCGCCCCCGTCATTCCCGGTCTGAACGACCACGAACTGGAATCCATCCTTGAGGCCGCCGCCAAGGCCGGGGCCACGCGGGCTATGTATGTCACCCTGCGTCTGCCGCTTGAGATCAAGGACCTGTTTCGCGAATGGCTGGCCGACGCCCGGCCGGATCGCGCCGCGCGCGTCATGTCGCTGATCCGCCAGACGCGCGGCGGCAAGGATTATGACGCCGACTGGTCCCAGCGGATGAAGGGAACCGGCCCTGTCGCCGAACTGATCGGAACGCGGTTTAAGGCCGCCGTCAAACGCTACGGCCTCGACACGCCGCATCGCTTGCTGGACGAAACCCAGTTCCGCGTGCCCGCAGACGCCCGGCCTCAGATGGACCTGTTCGATCCGCCGCTCGACAAGATTGCCTGA
- a CDS encoding serine hydrolase, with the protein MIAFLRRGLFAFLALSLVLGANVRPIEAQTAYSAQENSRYAAIVIDAATGEVLFARNADSRRYPASLTKMMTLYLTFEALSQGKANVNDVLTISPRAASQPPSKLGLAAGQTITLDNAMRATAVRSANDMALAIGEHIGGSEARFTNMMTQKAAQLGMTQTRYYTANGLPDARQVTSARDQAILARAIMRDFPQYYSYFGLHDWAYNGRNYRNTNGLLPTGRGYDGMKTGYTNASGYNLAASAVRDGRRLITIVLGGRSTASRNAHVAELMDTGFEVERRRAQGERIQVAQTFFEQRGFGVGSAIADAPIAYASVNDDEDGVGAESTAVAYTAAPAPAALPTRVAPAPSERAASQRAAATLPPIGSTPAASAAPRAPRNVTASLNGAPANAAVAPSTTPRRSASSATREPARATPRTPAGRWAVQVGAFREEKVATDWLTEVNRRFRDQFATAERNVQTAGDWYRSRFVGLTETGAKSACEALAARRVTCMVIGPD; encoded by the coding sequence ATGATCGCTTTTCTCCGCCGTGGCCTGTTCGCCTTCCTCGCGCTTTCGCTGGTTCTGGGCGCGAACGTCAGGCCGATCGAGGCCCAGACCGCCTACTCGGCCCAGGAGAACAGCCGCTACGCCGCCATCGTGATCGACGCCGCCACGGGCGAGGTTCTGTTCGCGCGGAACGCCGACAGCCGTCGCTATCCAGCGTCGCTGACCAAGATGATGACGCTGTATCTGACGTTCGAGGCGCTGTCTCAGGGCAAGGCCAATGTGAACGACGTGCTGACGATCTCGCCGCGCGCCGCGTCCCAGCCGCCGTCGAAGCTGGGTCTGGCCGCCGGTCAGACCATCACCCTGGACAACGCCATGCGCGCCACCGCCGTGCGGTCCGCCAACGACATGGCCCTGGCCATCGGCGAGCACATCGGCGGATCGGAAGCCCGTTTCACCAATATGATGACGCAGAAGGCCGCGCAGCTGGGCATGACCCAGACCCGCTACTACACCGCAAATGGCCTCCCGGACGCACGTCAGGTGACGTCCGCGCGCGACCAGGCCATTTTGGCGCGCGCGATCATGCGTGATTTTCCGCAGTATTACAGCTACTTCGGCCTTCACGACTGGGCCTACAACGGCCGCAACTATCGCAACACCAACGGCCTTCTGCCGACCGGGCGCGGCTACGACGGGATGAAAACCGGCTACACCAACGCCTCGGGCTACAACCTGGCCGCCTCGGCCGTGCGCGACGGAAGACGCCTGATCACCATCGTCCTGGGCGGCCGTTCGACCGCCAGCCGCAACGCCCACGTCGCCGAACTGATGGACACCGGGTTCGAGGTCGAGCGCCGCCGCGCACAAGGCGAGCGGATCCAGGTCGCGCAGACCTTCTTCGAGCAACGTGGTTTCGGTGTGGGATCGGCGATCGCCGACGCCCCGATCGCCTATGCTTCGGTCAATGACGACGAGGACGGCGTCGGCGCGGAATCCACCGCTGTCGCCTATACGGCCGCGCCGGCGCCCGCCGCTCTTCCGACGCGTGTCGCCCCCGCGCCGTCGGAGCGCGCAGCCAGCCAGCGGGCCGCCGCAACGCTGCCGCCCATCGGTTCGACGCCGGCCGCCTCCGCCGCTCCGCGCGCGCCCCGCAATGTCACCGCCTCTCTGAACGGCGCGCCGGCCAATGCCGCTGTCGCGCCGTCCACCACGCCCCGTCGTTCCGCGTCATCTGCAACGCGAGAACCCGCCCGCGCCACGCCTCGCACGCCGGCAGGTCGCTGGGCGGTGCAGGTCGGCGCCTTCCGCGAAGAGAAGGTGGCGACCGACTGGCTGACCGAGGTCAACCGCCGCTTCCGCGATCAGTTCGCCACCGCCGAACGCAACGTCCAGACCGCCGGCGACTGGTATCGCTCGCGTTTCGTCGGCCTGACCGAAACCGGCGCAAAGTCCGCCTGTGAGGCGCTGGCTGCGCGTCGCGTGACCTGCATGGTCATCGGCCCCGACTGA
- a CDS encoding phasin family protein: MADAAETVKKTADQATAAATSATAKIKAQAETMQAAGTQAFREGIDKSTASMAELNAHSKKTLEAMVESVTVAQKGAEALSQQALGFAKTSWEDGVAASKELSTARSVQEFFELQTAWAKKSMERYVAELTKTNEIVTATVKDSIKPINERVTASVETFQAAR; the protein is encoded by the coding sequence ATGGCCGACGCCGCTGAAACCGTGAAGAAAACCGCCGACCAAGCCACCGCCGCTGCGACTTCGGCCACCGCCAAGATCAAGGCGCAAGCCGAAACGATGCAGGCCGCCGGCACGCAGGCCTTCCGTGAAGGCATCGACAAATCGACGGCCTCGATGGCCGAGCTGAACGCGCACAGCAAGAAGACCCTGGAAGCCATGGTCGAGTCGGTCACCGTCGCCCAGAAGGGCGCCGAGGCCCTGTCGCAACAGGCGCTGGGCTTCGCCAAGACCTCGTGGGAAGACGGCGTCGCCGCCTCCAAGGAGTTGTCGACCGCCCGTTCGGTGCAGGAGTTCTTCGAGCTCCAGACCGCCTGGGCCAAGAAGTCGATGGAACGCTATGTCGCCGAGCTGACCAAGACGAACGAGATCGTCACCGCCACGGTCAAGGACAGCATCAAGCCGATCAACGAGCGCGTCACCGCCTCGGTCGAAACCTTCCAGGCCGCTCGCTAA
- a CDS encoding nuclear transport factor 2 family protein: MPAALVAALSLVAFAQPTPLETAVLAADAKLFAVFFEGCDPAGLRAMLTDDFEFFDDRGGRVATDADGFVAQYAARCQDRRTPDAWRTRREALQNGLAVYPINNYGAVETGEHVFYERQGDGPERRVGRARFTQMWKQEGTEWKLARVFSYDHSALP; the protein is encoded by the coding sequence ATGCCCGCCGCCCTCGTCGCCGCCCTTTCGCTCGTCGCCTTCGCCCAGCCCACGCCGCTGGAAACCGCCGTCTTGGCGGCCGACGCCAAACTGTTCGCTGTCTTCTTCGAAGGCTGCGATCCGGCCGGACTTCGGGCCATGCTGACCGATGATTTCGAGTTTTTCGATGACCGAGGCGGACGGGTGGCCACTGACGCCGACGGCTTTGTCGCGCAATACGCCGCGCGCTGTCAGGACCGCAGAACGCCCGACGCCTGGCGGACCCGGCGCGAGGCTCTGCAGAACGGTCTGGCCGTCTATCCCATCAACAACTACGGCGCAGTCGAAACGGGCGAGCACGTCTTTTACGAGCGACAGGGCGATGGCCCCGAACGGCGCGTCGGTCGCGCCCGCTTCACGCAGATGTGGAAACAGGAGGGGACCGAGTGGAAGCTGGCGCGGGTCTTCAGCTACGACCATTCCGCCCTGCCCTGA
- the clpS gene encoding ATP-dependent Clp protease adapter ClpS, with the protein MPIQRPGETGGGQGTAVVTETKPKLQKPSLYRVLILNDDYSPMEFVVYVLERFFQKSREEATRIMLHVHQHGVGVCGVFTYEVAETKVAQVIETARRHQHPLQCTMEKD; encoded by the coding sequence ATGCCCATTCAAAGGCCCGGTGAGACCGGCGGCGGTCAAGGAACCGCCGTTGTCACCGAAACAAAGCCGAAGCTGCAAAAGCCCTCGCTCTATCGAGTGCTGATTCTGAACGACGATTATTCGCCGATGGAATTCGTCGTCTATGTGCTGGAGCGGTTCTTCCAGAAGAGCCGGGAAGAGGCCACCCGCATCATGCTGCATGTGCATCAGCATGGCGTCGGCGTCTGCGGCGTCTTCACCTACGAGGTCGCCGAGACCAAGGTCGCGCAGGTCATCGAGACGGCGCGCCGACACCAGCACCCTCTGCAATGCACAATGGAAAAGGACTGA